ACGATGACTTCCTCGCCCGGTTTCAGGCGCAGCGCGGCGAGCGCGATGTGGATCGACGCCGTGCCGGACGAACAGGGAAAACAATGCCGAAGCGGATAGGCGCGCCGGAATTCCTCGAGCAACGCGGTCGTCTGCGGGCCCCGCCAATAGAACAGCGAGGGTTGATCGAGCATCGCGGTCAGGCGCGCGAGCTCGGGCGCACCCCAGCGGCGCGGGCGCGGGAACGGTTCGTCGACGATCGGGGCGGACTTCGGGTTCGCGTTCACAAGGAGAAAAACTCGCGCGCATTCGCCACGCCGATGCGCGCACGCTCAGCTGCGGTGAAATAATCGGTGGTGAGCTTCGCGCGCTGCGCTTCCGGCGAGAGCATGGGAGCGAGCGTGCCGAACATCACGCGGCGCGCCGGCAGAAGCTGGCGCAGGCGCGGTGCGAGTTCGTTGTGCTCCACGTAGGCGAGATCGATGGAGAAATTATCCACCTTGGCCGCGAGCAGCGTCGTTTCTCCCAAGGAAAGCCCCGTGCACAGCACGTGATGCTTCGGGAAGCGTTGCAGAAACTCCGTGAGCTCGGCGACCGGCACGCCGCGAATGTTCAATGCGAAGTAGCGCTGACGCTCGTCCTCCAACCGCACCGTGAGCACGAGCCGCAGTTTCGCGGCGGCGAGGGCGTCCATGAACCCTGCCATCCGCGCGTTTCGCAGGCGGTAGTTGTGGTAGTTGGGGAGAATGCGCACGGCGCGCGCCTCGGCAGCGCGGCAGGCTTCCAGTTGCTCGCGCCAGTTGGCCAGCGCGGGGTTGACGATCGGCAACGGCGCGAAGGCGCGAATGTGGCGCACGGCGTCGAACAGATACGCGTTGGCCGTCATCGGCTCGGGTGCGAGCACGGCGTCGAGCGGCGACACGACCGCGCGCTTGATGCCGCTGCGTGCGAGATGCGCGGCCAGTTCGCCGGGCAGACGGCGGGGCGCCGCACTGAACGGCCAGTGTCCGAGGTAGGCGTTGACGTCGATGAGCATGACTCAGGCGAGCTGGAGCAGACGCGCGGCGTTGTCGTGGAGAATCATCCGCTTCTCGCGGGCGGACAGCTGCGTGCCGCGCACGCGATGGATCGCCACGCCGGTCGAGCGACCGGGCAAATCGGAGCCGTAGATCACGCGGTCCGCGCCGAGGTGCTCCACCGCGAACTCGATCAGGCCGTCGTCCGGCAGGCCGCCGGAGGTGTCGACCCAGAGATTCGGCAGGCCCTTCGCCTCGAGGACGCCGCGCACGCCGCAACCAGTGAGGTGCGCCATGATGATCGGCACATCCGGGTGGCGCCGGGCGAGCACGGCGGTGTCGGCCGGATCCGTGTGATAGCTGCGTTGGCGGATGATGGTCTGGCTCCACGAGTGCTGGAGCACGACGAGCTGGAAGCGGCGCGCGGCCTCCATCACGGGGCCCATGCAGGCATCGCGGGCGTTGTTGCAGATCTCGAGCTTGATGCCGATGAAGCCGAACTCGCTCACGCAGCGTTCGACTTCCGCCATGACGGCGCGCTCGCCGTGCAACGGATTGACGAAGCAGAAGAACTTGAAGAAGTCCGGCGCGAGCCGCTGCACGCGTGCGCTCTCGTCGTTGATGACGCGAATCTGTTCGAGCGTCGGGCTGCGGCCGTGCAGTAGCACATCCCCGAGGCCGACCATTTTCACGATGCCTTGCCGCCTGGCATGGGCGAGGAGCCAGCGCACCTCGGCGGGTTTCGCGCCTTCGCGAAACATGATGGGGTGCGTGTGGGCGTCGATGATGCGCATGACGGTCAGGTCGCGGCGGTCGCGGACAAAGCCGGCGCCGGGAGTCGTGCGATCGCGGCCGCGGCCTCGTCGGCCAGCTGCTCGAGCGCCCCGATGCGGAACCGGTAGCCGCCGTAGAAAATGTGCGCCATGTCGACTTCGTAGCCGCCCTCGGCGTAGGCGGGACGCGTGCAGAGATAGCCCATGTCGCCGTTGGCGTAACCGAGCGTGTAGACTTTGGCGAGGCCGGTGTCGCGACGCAGCCAATCCGTGAAAATCGAAAACACTTCCGCGTTCACGCCCACGAACACGCAATCGCCGATCTGCACGAGGTGCAGCTCGGCCTCGCGCCGTTGCGCGGCGCGCCCCTCGGCGAGTTCACGACGCAAATCGTCGCCCCAACCGTGCACGCAGTCGCGGACGCGGCGGCCGAAGCCTTCGTCGGGCACGGTGGCGAGCGTCGACGCCACCGCGGCATCGAGCGCGGTGCGGTCGAGATAATCGAGCGGCAACGGGACGATGCGACGCGCCAGACGGAGCGTAGGCGGCGCCGGGCGCGCACGCTGCAATGCCGGAGCGAGCAGCGCGGCGAACTGGTTGCCCCACTCCTGCACGCGCGACCACGGGACGTTTTCGCCGGGCGGGTTGAGGTTGCCGCAAGCTCCATTCGCGAAAAGCACGACCGGCTGCCCCGGCAACTGGCGCGAGAGCGCGAGC
The Candidatus Didemnitutus sp. genome window above contains:
- a CDS encoding amidohydrolase family protein; translation: MLIDVNAYLGHWPFSAAPRRLPGELAAHLARSGIKRAVVSPLDAVLAPEPMTANAYLFDAVRHIRAFAPLPIVNPALANWREQLEACRAAEARAVRILPNYHNYRLRNARMAGFMDALAAAKLRLVLTVRLEDERQRYFALNIRGVPVAELTEFLQRFPKHHVLCTGLSLGETTLLAAKVDNFSIDLAYVEHNELAPRLRQLLPARRVMFGTLAPMLSPEAQRAKLTTDYFTAAERARIGVANAREFFSL
- a CDS encoding amidohydrolase family protein, producing the protein MRIIDAHTHPIMFREGAKPAEVRWLLAHARRQGIVKMVGLGDVLLHGRSPTLEQIRVINDESARVQRLAPDFFKFFCFVNPLHGERAVMAEVERCVSEFGFIGIKLEICNNARDACMGPVMEAARRFQLVVLQHSWSQTIIRQRSYHTDPADTAVLARRHPDVPIIMAHLTGCGVRGVLEAKGLPNLWVDTSGGLPDDGLIEFAVEHLGADRVIYGSDLPGRSTGVAIHRVRGTQLSAREKRMILHDNAARLLQLA